From a single Streptomyces sp. NBC_01264 genomic region:
- a CDS encoding branched-chain amino acid aminotransferase, with protein MTTTPTIELKPSSTPLSAAERDAILASPGFGRHFTDHMVTVKWTEGRGWHDAELVPYAPLSMDPANMTLHYAQTIFEGLKAYKQPDGTVATFRPQANAERFQASARRMAMPELPTELFIEACDALIKQDRAWVPDSGEASLYLRPFMFATEVGLGVRPANEFLFIVIASPAGAYFPGGVKPVSVWLSEEYVRAAKGGTGAAKTGGNYAASLVAQAQAAEHGCDQVVWLDAVEHRWIEEMGGMNLYFVYGDRIVTPELTGSLLPGITRDSLLTIARDLGYTAEEGRITTEDWKRDNENGTLTEVFACGTAAVITPVGSVKSERANWTQGDGEPGEVTMKLRKALLDLQTGHQADTHGWMHPLG; from the coding sequence ATGACGACGACGCCCACGATCGAGCTGAAGCCCTCCTCGACCCCTCTGTCCGCCGCGGAGCGCGACGCGATCCTGGCGAGCCCCGGCTTCGGCCGCCACTTCACCGACCACATGGTGACGGTCAAGTGGACCGAGGGCCGCGGCTGGCACGACGCGGAGCTGGTCCCGTACGCGCCGCTGTCGATGGACCCCGCGAACATGACCCTGCACTACGCGCAGACGATCTTCGAGGGGCTGAAGGCCTACAAGCAGCCCGACGGCACCGTCGCCACCTTCCGCCCGCAGGCCAACGCCGAGCGCTTCCAGGCCTCCGCCCGCCGCATGGCGATGCCGGAGCTGCCGACCGAGCTGTTCATCGAGGCCTGTGACGCGCTGATCAAGCAGGACCGCGCCTGGGTGCCGGACTCCGGCGAGGCCTCGCTCTACCTGCGGCCCTTCATGTTCGCCACCGAGGTCGGCCTCGGCGTCCGCCCGGCCAACGAGTTCCTCTTCATCGTCATCGCCTCCCCGGCCGGCGCCTACTTCCCCGGGGGCGTCAAGCCCGTCTCCGTCTGGCTCTCCGAGGAGTACGTCCGCGCCGCCAAGGGCGGCACCGGCGCGGCCAAGACCGGCGGCAACTACGCGGCCTCCCTCGTCGCGCAGGCCCAGGCCGCCGAGCACGGCTGCGACCAGGTGGTCTGGCTCGACGCGGTCGAGCACCGCTGGATCGAGGAGATGGGCGGGATGAACCTGTACTTCGTGTACGGCGACCGGATCGTCACCCCCGAGCTGACCGGCTCGCTCCTCCCGGGCATCACCCGCGACTCCCTCCTCACCATCGCCCGCGACCTCGGCTACACCGCCGAGGAGGGCCGCATCACCACCGAGGACTGGAAGCGCGACAACGAGAACGGCACCCTGACCGAGGTCTTCGCCTGCGGCACGGCCGCCGTGATCACCCCGGTCGGCTCCGTGAAGTCGGAGCGCGCGAACTGGACCCAGGGCGACGGCGAGCCCGGCGAGGTCACCATGAAGCTCCGCAAGGCCCTCCTGGACCTCCAGACCGGCCACCAGGCCGACACCCACGGGTGGATGCACCCGCTGGGCTAG